A region of Legionella donaldsonii DNA encodes the following proteins:
- a CDS encoding L,D-transpeptidase family protein, with amino-acid sequence MRSLFLVLSILVFTSSYSMAPKLNWDNAVDNAVRKYGLRTEPELLRLFAKSNVEYPPKDIALLAFKKERRMELWAKDSNTTWRYIHTYPLTAFSGRLGPKLKERDGQIPEGIYRLITFNPFSSMHLSMMIDYPNYFDRLQASKDGRRRLGNNIFLHGKSLSVGCLAVGDRAIDQLFLLVRRVGLSHVKLIIAPNDLRIAKPATSNFAQPRWLPELYKQINSALSQFPHRNKIA; translated from the coding sequence ATGCGCAGTTTGTTTTTAGTCTTATCGATATTAGTATTTACATCGTCTTACAGCATGGCTCCCAAATTAAATTGGGACAATGCGGTTGATAACGCAGTGAGAAAATATGGTCTGCGAACTGAGCCAGAACTACTTAGACTATTTGCAAAATCGAACGTCGAATACCCTCCCAAAGATATAGCATTGTTAGCCTTCAAAAAAGAAAGAAGAATGGAATTATGGGCAAAAGATAGCAATACTACTTGGCGCTATATCCATACTTACCCCTTAACAGCCTTCAGCGGTCGTTTAGGCCCCAAACTCAAGGAACGAGATGGACAAATACCCGAAGGAATATATCGATTAATAACATTTAATCCCTTCAGTAGCATGCACTTATCAATGATGATTGATTATCCAAATTATTTTGATCGGCTGCAAGCCAGTAAAGATGGGCGTCGCAGACTTGGTAATAATATTTTTCTTCATGGTAAATCATTATCTGTTGGTTGTTTAGCAGTAGGAGATCGGGCTATTGATCAGCTTTTTCTTCTCGTTCGCCGCGTAGGCTTAAGCCATGTAAAACTTATTATTGCTCCTAACGACCTGCGGATTGCTAAACCAGCTACTTCCAATTTTGCTCAACCACGCTGGTTGCCTGAATTATACAAACAAATAAATTCCGCATTAAGTCAATTTCCACATAGAAATAAAATTGCCTGA
- a CDS encoding HP0495 family protein encodes MNDKKSMIEFPCDFPLKIVGKKTANFATDIIEIIHKHFPETPDKAIRHQESQHGNYLAITAVVHAQDQVTLDALYRDLTKHPDIKMVL; translated from the coding sequence ATGAATGATAAAAAATCTATGATCGAATTTCCTTGTGATTTTCCTCTGAAAATAGTTGGGAAAAAAACCGCTAACTTCGCCACGGATATTATAGAGATTATTCACAAACATTTTCCAGAAACACCGGATAAAGCAATCAGGCATCAAGAAAGCCAGCACGGGAATTATTTAGCTATTACTGCGGTGGTACATGCCCAAGATCAAGTGACGCTTGATGCACTATACCGCGACTTAACCAAACATCCTGACATCAAAATGGTGTTATGA
- a CDS encoding septal ring lytic transglycosylase RlpA family protein → MPVSFKEVKPKNEPFSRYGNPESYAVDGHTYEVMKSSGGYKTRGIASWYGTKFHSQRTSSGDDYDMYAMTAAHKTLPLPTYVRVKNLSNGRVAIVKVNDRGPFHSDRVIDLSYAAALKLGLLPKGTAPVEIEALSTGKRVAHYYVQAGAFNSEKLANVLQNKLAKLTPSPVIVEKYANRFVVKVGPFADKHMTSNLKNKLAANGVHGSFALLQ, encoded by the coding sequence GTGCCAGTATCTTTCAAAGAGGTAAAACCTAAAAATGAACCATTCAGCCGCTATGGTAATCCGGAATCTTATGCTGTAGATGGTCATACTTATGAAGTAATGAAAAGTTCAGGTGGTTATAAAACGCGAGGTATAGCGTCTTGGTATGGGACTAAATTTCATAGCCAACGAACTTCCAGTGGTGATGATTATGATATGTATGCTATGACAGCTGCGCACAAAACCTTGCCATTACCAACCTATGTCAGAGTAAAAAACTTGAGTAATGGGCGGGTGGCTATTGTCAAAGTTAATGATCGAGGTCCATTCCACAGTGATCGGGTTATTGATCTCTCCTATGCTGCTGCTCTAAAACTGGGTTTATTACCTAAAGGTACCGCACCAGTTGAAATCGAGGCGTTGAGTACTGGTAAACGCGTTGCTCATTATTATGTGCAGGCTGGTGCATTCAACTCAGAAAAATTAGCGAATGTCCTGCAAAATAAATTGGCAAAATTAACACCATCGCCTGTTATTGTTGAGAAATATGCAAATCGCTTTGTTGTTAAAGTCGGCCCTTTTGCTGATAAACACATGACATCGAATTTAAAAAATAAGCTCGCTGCTAATGGTGTGCATGGTTCTTTTGCCTTATTACAATAA
- the lipB gene encoding lipoyl(octanoyl) transferase LipB — MNIRNLGLQPYLTVWDKMKSFTSVRNESTIDELWLLEHWPVYTQGQAGKAEHILNPNDIPIVQSDRGGQVTYHGPGQLVAYVLMDIRRRHLGIRNLVSQLEQILINLLANYQIPGSIRCGAPGVYVEDKKIASIGLRVKNGCTYHGISLNVAMDLAPFQSINPCGFAKLKMAQISDYVPDVSVAGASKLFTEAFLTQFEH; from the coding sequence ATTAATATCCGTAATCTAGGCCTACAACCCTATTTAACAGTTTGGGATAAAATGAAATCATTCACCTCTGTGCGGAATGAAAGTACAATTGATGAATTATGGCTATTAGAACATTGGCCAGTGTATACTCAGGGACAAGCTGGTAAGGCGGAGCATATTTTAAACCCTAATGATATCCCAATCGTCCAGAGTGATCGCGGTGGACAAGTTACCTATCATGGCCCAGGCCAATTGGTTGCGTATGTATTAATGGATATCCGAAGACGCCATCTTGGTATTAGAAATTTGGTAAGCCAACTAGAGCAAATTTTGATAAATCTTCTGGCAAATTACCAGATCCCTGGCTCGATACGGTGTGGTGCACCTGGTGTTTATGTTGAAGATAAAAAAATAGCCTCTATTGGCTTACGCGTGAAAAATGGTTGCACTTATCATGGAATTTCGCTTAATGTTGCTATGGATCTCGCACCTTTTCAAAGTATAAACCCTTGTGGTTTTGCTAAACTGAAAATGGCTCAAATAAGTGATTATGTACCTGACGTAAGTGTTGCTGGCGCCAGTAAACTGTTTACTGAAGCATTTTTAACTCAATTTGAACACTGA
- a CDS encoding D-alanyl-D-alanine carboxypeptidase family protein produces MKLPFPFIRILIATTLLATSNSFYAAVDVLPKSGLSGAVPTSSPVANKPLITPSAPTLNAKAYILIDVNSGKIIAEKNSEEKLPPASLTKMMTLYVISHALHNQQIHLNDNVHISRDAWKTGGSRMFVKEGQDVVIEDLLKGIIVDSGNDACVAMAEHLGGSEPGFAEIMNQQAQNLGMKDSHFTDSTGLPDPNLYTTAKDLAILGRALINDFPQYYHWYKQKWFTYNGIRQPNRNRLLWRDNQVDGVKTGHTNEAGFCLVSSAKRENMRLLAVVMGSPSESARADDSERLLNYGFRFFETHALYKAGQTITETPIYKGSTNKLTIGLREDQFVTIPNGQYQRLSINTKVPQNLQAPIAKGDAVGELVIQFDDNIISTQPLYALEDVEKGGIFTRMKDSVRLTFKRWFG; encoded by the coding sequence ATGAAGTTACCATTTCCTTTCATTCGCATATTAATAGCAACTACGCTACTTGCAACATCTAATAGTTTTTATGCTGCAGTTGATGTTTTACCTAAATCCGGCTTGTCTGGAGCGGTACCGACTTCATCGCCCGTTGCCAACAAGCCACTGATTACCCCTTCAGCACCCACACTGAATGCCAAGGCTTACATTCTTATTGATGTAAACAGCGGTAAAATTATCGCTGAAAAAAATAGCGAGGAAAAATTACCTCCAGCCAGCTTAACCAAAATGATGACACTTTATGTCATCTCCCATGCATTACATAATCAGCAGATTCATTTAAATGATAACGTTCATATCAGTCGTGATGCTTGGAAAACCGGTGGTTCACGCATGTTTGTCAAAGAAGGACAAGATGTGGTTATTGAGGACCTGTTAAAAGGTATTATTGTAGACTCAGGTAACGATGCCTGCGTTGCAATGGCTGAACATTTAGGTGGTAGCGAGCCGGGCTTTGCTGAAATTATGAATCAACAAGCACAAAATCTGGGTATGAAGGATAGCCATTTCACCGACAGTACTGGTTTACCGGATCCCAATCTATATACCACCGCTAAAGATTTGGCTATCCTGGGTCGTGCCTTAATTAATGACTTCCCCCAATATTACCATTGGTACAAACAAAAATGGTTTACTTATAATGGAATACGTCAGCCTAATCGCAATCGTCTGTTATGGAGAGATAATCAAGTCGATGGAGTAAAAACAGGACATACCAACGAGGCTGGTTTTTGCCTGGTATCATCCGCTAAACGAGAAAATATGCGTTTATTAGCTGTTGTTATGGGCTCTCCTAGCGAATCAGCACGTGCTGACGACAGCGAACGGTTACTTAACTATGGCTTTCGCTTTTTTGAAACCCATGCACTTTATAAAGCCGGTCAAACCATTACTGAAACCCCTATTTATAAAGGTTCAACAAATAAATTAACCATTGGGCTGCGTGAAGATCAATTTGTCACTATTCCTAACGGTCAATATCAACGATTAAGTATTAATACAAAAGTCCCTCAAAATCTTCAGGCACCTATTGCTAAAGGGGATGCTGTTGGCGAACTGGTTATTCAATTTGATGACAATATAATATCAACCCAACCCCTTTATGCACTGGAAGACGTTGAAAAAGGAGGTATTTTTACTCGAATGAAGGACTCTGTCCGATTAACATTCAAGCGTTGGTTCGGTTAG
- a CDS encoding D-amino acid aminotransferase, translating to MTGIVYLNGDYCKTEDAKISVFDRGFLFGDAVYEVIPVYNGRTFFVNSHLQRLESSLTQARIKMPDINWRSIFHELIKQNGRGDLQIYLQVTRGNQGLRKHDIPEGLNPTIIAFTLHTPYPSFEAKKRGLHAMLVEDIRWSRCNIKTTSLLANILTNDDAVSVGANTAILSREGFLTEGSASNFFLVDAQGTIRTPVLDNLCLPGITRHITIDLIKSLSLPLREEKIPIESIFNAQEVWITSTTKEIYPVTRINDCIIGKGCGGMYWQQLNEHYQQLIKNTHE from the coding sequence ATGACAGGCATTGTGTATCTTAACGGTGATTACTGTAAAACAGAGGACGCGAAAATATCGGTATTTGACCGTGGCTTTTTATTCGGCGACGCTGTTTATGAGGTAATTCCGGTATACAATGGACGTACTTTCTTTGTGAATAGTCATTTACAACGATTGGAATCCAGCCTCACTCAAGCAAGAATTAAGATGCCTGACATTAATTGGCGTTCGATTTTTCATGAACTTATTAAGCAAAATGGGAGGGGTGATTTGCAGATTTACTTACAAGTCACCCGTGGTAATCAGGGATTACGCAAACACGACATCCCCGAGGGATTAAATCCCACGATTATTGCATTTACCCTGCATACCCCCTACCCCAGTTTTGAAGCTAAAAAACGCGGTTTGCATGCCATGCTGGTGGAAGATATTCGCTGGTCGCGTTGTAATATTAAAACCACGTCTTTATTAGCAAATATCCTCACCAATGACGATGCTGTATCCGTAGGAGCAAATACCGCGATTTTATCCCGTGAAGGTTTTTTAACTGAAGGAAGTGCGAGCAATTTTTTTTTAGTAGATGCACAGGGGACTATTCGTACTCCTGTCTTGGATAATCTTTGTCTACCAGGCATTACACGCCACATTACGATTGATCTCATAAAATCGCTTTCTTTACCCCTGCGGGAAGAAAAAATTCCAATTGAATCTATTTTTAATGCGCAGGAAGTTTGGATAACGAGTACAACTAAAGAAATTTATCCCGTAACACGTATTAATGATTGCATCATAGGCAAAGGCTGTGGTGGTATGTATTGGCAACAACTCAATGAACACTATCAACAATTGATAAAAAACACTCATGAATGA
- a CDS encoding IS1634 family transposase yields the protein MLNRDTVSSEQLGHLGLVAATIRELGIIERIDARLELNEKKGGVVSYGRRVAAMVINGLGFMNSRLYMTPHFFQDKPVAQLLGSELDAAHLNDDSLGRCLDKIAEYGVTRLYSELAFEIAREKNLLSQRLHLDSTSFVLYGRYDTEEAAPGIAQPDYGYSKANRSDLKQVMLSLVQGGAANIPLWMEALDGNSSDKTSFQETVRRVQAFTQSIHGMPDGLCFVVDAAFYVPEQLASLNNVFWITRVPAQLNEAKVLLNKPCDALTWEPFDANYRGSVHETVLYGIPQRWVLIESQQARLRELKTFQRHLDKKSQELIKSLWHLGHQVFQCPDDAKQALKPLIKSLKYHQIHYEILPVERHTGKGRPKPGAQKMVIGYQIQACLSTCLERVGAKKETLGRFILASNQCDSSLLNNHAMLQQYKEQSCVESSFKFMKNNAFELDSFFLKTPERITALMMVMTLCLMVYNFAQAHIRQCLKEHDEALPNQLGKPVQNPTMKWIAELMNVIAVVTILTNDQKHRVVTNLKPVHQQIISYFGQYALEIYGLAAESARGTGFSCLAIEQNNYKNRLSWCET from the coding sequence ATGCTGAATCGAGATACAGTAAGTTCAGAGCAATTGGGGCATTTAGGACTTGTTGCAGCAACGATTAGAGAATTAGGGATAATAGAGAGAATTGATGCACGCCTTGAGTTAAATGAAAAAAAAGGAGGCGTGGTAAGCTATGGTCGTCGAGTAGCGGCGATGGTTATCAATGGGTTGGGTTTTATGAATAGCCGGTTGTATATGACGCCGCATTTTTTCCAAGATAAGCCTGTGGCTCAACTGCTTGGTTCAGAACTAGACGCGGCACACCTGAATGATGACAGTCTTGGTCGCTGCCTGGATAAAATCGCAGAATACGGTGTGACCAGGCTTTATTCGGAATTGGCTTTTGAGATTGCCCGAGAAAAAAATTTACTAAGCCAGAGACTGCATTTAGACAGTACAAGCTTTGTTCTTTACGGCCGCTATGACACAGAAGAGGCCGCGCCCGGGATTGCGCAACCAGACTACGGATATTCCAAAGCGAATCGCTCTGATCTAAAGCAAGTGATGCTGTCACTAGTACAAGGAGGAGCTGCGAATATCCCCTTATGGATGGAGGCCTTAGATGGGAATAGTAGTGATAAAACAAGTTTCCAAGAGACGGTTAGGAGGGTGCAAGCGTTTACACAAAGTATTCATGGGATGCCTGATGGCCTTTGTTTTGTGGTTGATGCCGCCTTTTATGTTCCAGAGCAGTTGGCAAGCCTCAATAACGTGTTTTGGATAACCCGAGTACCTGCACAGCTTAATGAAGCCAAAGTATTGTTGAACAAGCCTTGTGATGCTCTGACCTGGGAGCCGTTTGATGCAAACTATCGTGGAAGTGTTCATGAAACGGTTCTTTATGGTATTCCACAACGCTGGGTTTTGATTGAGTCGCAACAGGCGAGGTTGCGAGAGCTAAAGACTTTTCAGAGGCATTTGGATAAAAAATCTCAAGAGCTCATTAAATCCTTATGGCATCTTGGTCACCAGGTCTTTCAATGTCCTGACGATGCAAAGCAGGCATTAAAACCGCTCATCAAATCACTCAAATACCACCAAATTCATTATGAGATTCTACCTGTTGAACGCCATACAGGGAAAGGTCGCCCAAAACCTGGAGCTCAAAAAATGGTGATTGGATATCAAATACAAGCCTGTCTTTCTACCTGTCTGGAGAGGGTGGGTGCTAAAAAAGAAACACTGGGACGCTTTATTTTGGCCAGTAATCAATGTGATAGCTCGCTATTGAATAATCATGCCATGCTTCAACAATATAAAGAGCAATCCTGTGTCGAATCAAGCTTTAAATTCATGAAAAACAATGCCTTCGAACTGGACTCTTTCTTCCTTAAAACACCTGAGCGAATTACAGCCTTGATGATGGTAATGACGCTTTGTCTCATGGTGTACAATTTTGCTCAAGCTCACATCAGGCAATGCTTAAAGGAGCATGATGAAGCACTTCCCAATCAGCTGGGTAAGCCAGTACAAAATCCCACAATGAAATGGATTGCTGAGCTGATGAACGTGATAGCTGTTGTAACCATCCTGACAAACGATCAAAAACATCGTGTGGTAACTAATCTAAAACCAGTACATCAACAAATCATTTCTTATTTTGGTCAGTATGCTCTTGAAATCTATGGACTTGCCGCAGAATCTGCGCGTGGCACAGGCTTCTCCTGCCTGGCTATTGAACAGAATAATTATAAAAATCGTTTATCTTGGTGCGAAACGTAG
- a CDS encoding type I secretion system protein LssZ — protein sequence MMNLMDAIHFLLPFLGCLFFLVGIRLQRKNYIVASLWLSLIALALHYRASGGEILGSYFNYTHAIIYSLNLIILLAATIYLLFSLSNNTQTKLIHYSTGLLSACLITGLFLLLGNLWVNAVFVENRLPGTPILQVASFNKQPYCDYKYVFYKIGPDSIVRFMCPNHYGLLPSVGRLDSAPGFVVKQLPIQLQNKFKQESDSL from the coding sequence ATGATGAACTTGATGGATGCGATCCATTTTTTACTCCCCTTTTTGGGGTGCCTTTTTTTTCTTGTAGGCATCAGATTACAACGTAAAAACTATATTGTCGCCTCTTTGTGGTTAAGCCTTATTGCGTTAGCTTTGCATTACCGTGCTTCCGGTGGTGAAATTCTTGGGAGCTATTTTAATTACACCCACGCTATAATTTACTCACTCAATTTAATCATCTTGCTCGCAGCAACCATTTATTTGTTATTCAGCCTAAGCAATAATACTCAAACCAAATTGATTCACTATAGCACAGGTTTGTTATCTGCATGTCTCATAACCGGATTGTTTCTTTTATTAGGAAATTTATGGGTAAATGCCGTGTTTGTTGAAAATAGACTTCCAGGAACCCCCATTTTGCAAGTGGCTAGCTTTAACAAACAACCTTATTGCGACTATAAATATGTCTTTTATAAAATTGGACCTGATAGTATTGTAAGGTTTATGTGCCCTAACCACTACGGCTTGCTCCCTTCTGTAGGACGGCTGGATTCTGCTCCAGGGTTTGTTGTTAAGCAGTTACCGATACAATTACAAAACAAATTTAAACAGGAATCAGATTCCTTATAA
- a CDS encoding VTT domain-containing protein has translation MHLFTDYIEPLTAWLYTHPHWALIITFLIALTESLAIIGSIIPGSVTMTAIGILAGSGVMRIDLTLLAATLGAIAGDSSSYLLGYAFSERLINIWPFSRYPNWLFYGKDYFARHGGKSVLVGRFIGPLRSIIPVIAGMMHMSHWRFFIANALSAIAWAIIYVTPGVLIGAASSELSPESATRLFVLILVLLASIWLLSVGLKWLFIRINRLLRSSLHDFWSWSSTHPHWAKFFKLVTPAYETNYYPTAALVVLLGISTLLFLILAALVMHGDWISVLNSPTHLFMQSLRTHAFDVFFIVVSQIVSPLTLITLILTIIALTIYAQDWRSLTYWLSLNLFCTLILLTVHLLINSPRPQDLLEIQAGNSFPTIELTYATALFSSLIFYIKTYYPGRLNGLFKIILSLSLLLAGLASIYLGDNWFTDNLGAYLCGFSLSLSHWLFYRRQNQQAVRSFLVPTIILVSLFLASMTSGLLTYNKSIRRHQPYFAQYVFTDELWWNQRKPLLPMYRTNRIGQRISLFNIQYAGSLIHFTNALTAFGWKKQHDSLFNSILTRVSGQGASAQLPLMAQLYLNRKPVLVMTYQPNDGNPMQILRIWRSNYHLHHFHQPLWLGSVHPRTPLKPHELKHMNLSNKNKPNSLIYVSNALPQFLQRQLPLPAYHAKKQLPIVVEPTLLLIRESTGLEIRKEALH, from the coding sequence ATGCATTTATTCACTGATTACATTGAACCATTAACTGCTTGGCTTTATACCCACCCTCATTGGGCCTTAATTATAACGTTCCTCATTGCGCTTACTGAATCACTAGCAATTATCGGCTCGATTATCCCTGGCTCAGTCACCATGACTGCTATTGGTATTCTTGCCGGATCAGGCGTTATGCGTATTGATTTAACACTTCTTGCTGCAACTTTGGGAGCAATTGCAGGAGATAGCAGCAGTTATTTGCTAGGCTACGCCTTTAGCGAGCGACTTATTAACATCTGGCCTTTTAGCCGCTACCCCAATTGGTTATTTTATGGCAAAGATTACTTTGCCCGACACGGCGGTAAAAGCGTGTTGGTAGGGCGATTTATAGGCCCCTTACGCTCGATTATTCCGGTAATTGCGGGAATGATGCACATGAGTCACTGGCGCTTTTTTATTGCCAATGCCCTTTCTGCTATTGCCTGGGCAATTATTTATGTTACCCCTGGTGTATTAATTGGTGCAGCCAGTAGTGAACTCTCCCCTGAAAGTGCTACCCGTCTCTTCGTTCTTATTTTAGTTTTACTGGCAAGTATTTGGTTATTGAGTGTGGGGCTTAAGTGGCTCTTTATCCGTATTAATCGCTTACTAAGATCGAGTTTACATGATTTTTGGTCCTGGTCTTCAACTCATCCTCACTGGGCTAAATTTTTCAAACTGGTTACTCCCGCCTACGAAACCAATTATTATCCAACTGCCGCCCTAGTTGTGTTGCTTGGGATAAGTACTCTTTTATTTCTTATTCTTGCTGCCCTTGTAATGCATGGTGACTGGATTAGCGTTCTTAATAGTCCCACACATCTTTTTATGCAAAGCCTGCGTACGCATGCCTTCGATGTTTTTTTCATTGTAGTTAGTCAAATAGTAAGTCCTTTAACATTAATTACTTTGATATTAACTATTATCGCCTTAACAATTTATGCACAAGACTGGCGCTCATTAACTTATTGGCTAAGCCTCAATTTGTTTTGTACCCTTATACTTCTCACTGTGCACTTGCTTATCAACAGTCCTCGGCCGCAAGATCTTCTGGAAATTCAAGCTGGAAACTCCTTTCCAACTATTGAGCTTACCTATGCTACGGCCTTGTTTTCATCCCTCATCTTTTATATAAAAACCTATTATCCAGGACGACTAAATGGCCTTTTCAAAATAATCCTATCCTTAAGCTTATTGCTTGCAGGATTAGCATCGATTTATTTGGGGGATAACTGGTTCACTGATAACCTGGGTGCCTATCTCTGTGGTTTTAGCCTTAGTCTTAGCCATTGGTTATTTTATCGGCGTCAGAATCAACAGGCTGTTCGTTCATTCCTAGTACCTACCATTATTTTGGTTTCATTATTTTTAGCGAGCATGACCTCTGGTTTGTTAACCTATAATAAATCGATAAGAAGGCATCAGCCCTATTTCGCCCAATATGTATTTACTGATGAATTGTGGTGGAATCAAAGGAAGCCTCTTTTACCAATGTATCGTACCAATCGTATTGGCCAACGTATCAGTTTATTCAATATTCAGTATGCTGGTTCGTTAATTCATTTTACTAATGCCCTCACAGCTTTTGGTTGGAAAAAGCAGCATGACTCTCTTTTTAATTCAATCTTAACTCGAGTTAGCGGGCAAGGGGCTTCTGCGCAACTTCCTCTAATGGCGCAACTATACTTAAATCGTAAACCAGTTCTCGTGATGACCTATCAGCCTAATGATGGGAACCCCATGCAAATTTTGAGAATTTGGCGCTCTAACTATCATTTACACCATTTTCATCAACCGCTCTGGCTGGGAAGCGTTCATCCTCGCACTCCTTTAAAACCCCATGAATTAAAGCACATGAATTTAAGTAATAAAAATAAGCCAAATTCACTTATATATGTCAGTAATGCCCTCCCTCAATTTTTGCAACGGCAACTTCCTTTACCTGCATATCATGCAAAAAAACAATTACCAATTGTTGTAGAGCCCACTTTATTGTTAATTAGAGAGTCAACAGGCTTGGAAATTAGGAAAGAGGCTTTGCATTGA